Genomic segment of Hyphomicrobiales bacterium:
CGAGCCTTCCTTGAGCGCGACCCGCGTCAGTCCGCCCTTCGTCAGGCGGATCTTCTCGCCGACCAGCACGTAGGGTCGAAGGTCGACATGGCGCGGCGCGATGCCGGCGGCCGTCATCGATGGACAGCACGAGAGCGCGAGCGTCGGCTGCGCGATATACTTGCTGGGTCGCGCCACGAGCCGCTCGCGGAAGGCCTCGATCTCGGCCTTCGTCGAGGTCGGCCCGACCAGCATCCCGTACCCCCCCGAACCGTGCACCTCCTTGACCACCAGCTCCGCGAGATGCTCGAGCACGTATTTGAGATGCTCGCTCTCGCCGCACCGCCAGGTCGGCACGTTGTTGAGGATCGGCTTTCGCCCCGTGTAGAATTCGACGATGTCGGGCACGTAGGAATAAACCGCCTTGTCGTCCGCGACGCCCGCGCCGGGGGCATTGACGATGGTGACGACACCCGCCCTGTAGAGATCGAAAAGCCCCGGCACGCCGAGGAGCGATTCGGAGCGGAAGGTCAGTGGGTCGAGATATTCGTCGTCGATGCGCCGGTAGACCACGTCGACCCGTGCACCTCCCCGCGTCGTGCGCATCTTGAGCAACCCGTCCTCGATGAAGAGGTCCGAACCGAATACCAGCTCGACACCCATCTGGTCGGCGAGGAAGGCGTGCTCGAAATAGGCCGAGTTGTGGATGCCCGGCGAGAGCACGACGATGGTCGGCTCGCCCTTGGCCGAAGCAGGCGCGACCGCCGCCAGCGTACGGCGCAGATTCTCCGGATAGGAATCGACCGGCGCCACCCGGTGCTCAGCCATGAGATCGGGAAACAGATACATCATCGTCTCCCTGTTCTCGAGCAGGTAGGAGACGCCCGAGGGCGTGCGCAGGTTGTCCTCGAGCACGAAAAACTCCTCGACGCCGGTGCGCACGAGATCGACGCCGACGATGTGCGAGTAGACGTTGCGCGGAGGACTGAAATTCAACATCTGCGGCAGGAACGCCAGGTTGCGATTGACGAGAGCCGCCGGGATCCGCCCGGCCCTCACGATCTCCTGGCGGTGATAGACATCGTGCAGGAAGGCGTTGAGCGCCCGCACACGCTGCTCGATGCCGCGCTCGAGAAAGCGCCACTCCGCCGCCGAAATGAGCCGCGGAATGAGGTCGAATGGAATGAGCCGCTCGCTCGCCTGTTCATCGCCGTAGACGGCGAACGTGATGCCGAGCCGGCGAAAGATTGTGTCGGCCTCGGCCTGTTTGGCGTGCAACAGGCTGAGCGGCTGAGCCTCGAGCCATTCGGCGAGCTGTCTGTAGACGCTGCGCACCCCACCGGTGGCATTGCGCATTTCGTTGAAGACGCCAGCGTAGGGGTCTCGCGGTTCTTCCCGTTTTGCCATGTGTCGCTAGGCTCTTCCCAGGCTGGCGGACCCGGTCGGCACCGCGCCGACCCGCCCGGTGATCCTAGGATGGCGATCGCCGCGCTGCCAAGCGCCTTGCGCGCATCAATTGTAGGCAATCGGAGCACGCGCGGTGCCGGCCCGCCGCGGCGCCGGCCCGGCGGTCCTCACTTCACGCCGAGCTTCTTCTGGAGCGACGTCGAGGAGGTCGTGTACTGGAACACCAGCTTCTGGTCCGGATGGATGATCCTGTGTGCCTCCTGGGCCATGAGTGCAGCTTCGTGGAAGCCCGAGAGGATCAGCTTCAGCTTGCCCGGATAGGTGTTGATGTCGCCGATCGCGAAGATGCCGGCCTCGCTGGTCTGGAACTTTGCGGTATCGACGGGAATGAGGTTTTCGTGGAGGTTGATCCCCCAGTCCGCGATCGGTCCGAGCTTCATCGTCAGCCCGAAGAACGGCAGCAGCCGCGTCGTCGGAACCTCGCGAGTGCCCTCCGGTCCATCGATCGTGACCGCCTCGAGCCGGCCGTCGGAACCCTTCAGCCCCTTCATCTGGCCGAGCAGGAACGAAACCTGCCCCGCCTCGACCTTCTCCAGCATCCGGCGAACCGAATCCGGCGCCGCCCGGAACTGGTCGCGCCGGTGCACGAGGGTGAGCGAACGCGCGATCGGCTGCAGGTTGAGCGTCCAGTCGAGCG
This window contains:
- a CDS encoding circularly permuted type 2 ATP-grasp protein, with the translated sequence MRNATGGVRSVYRQLAEWLEAQPLSLLHAKQAEADTIFRRLGITFAVYGDEQASERLIPFDLIPRLISAAEWRFLERGIEQRVRALNAFLHDVYHRQEIVRAGRIPAALVNRNLAFLPQMLNFSPPRNVYSHIVGVDLVRTGVEEFFVLEDNLRTPSGVSYLLENRETMMYLFPDLMAEHRVAPVDSYPENLRRTLAAVAPASAKGEPTIVVLSPGIHNSAYFEHAFLADQMGVELVFGSDLFIEDGLLKMRTTRGGARVDVVYRRIDDEYLDPLTFRSESLLGVPGLFDLYRAGVVTIVNAPGAGVADDKAVYSYVPDIVEFYTGRKPILNNVPTWRCGESEHLKYVLEHLAELVVKEVHGSGGYGMLVGPTSTKAEIEAFRERLVARPSKYIAQPTLALSCCPSMTAAGIAPRHVDLRPYVLVGEKIRLTKGGLTRVALKEGSLVVNSSQGGGTKDTWVLED